A window of the Scytonema millei VB511283 genome harbors these coding sequences:
- a CDS encoding CobW family GTP-binding protein, with product MVTTAADNVVPVTVLTGYLGSGKTTLLNRILTYEHGKKVAVIVNEFGEVGIDNQLVIDADEEIFEMNNGCICCTVRGDLIRIIGNLMRRRDKFDHLVIETTGLADPAPVIQTFFVDEDMQTQLSLDAVVTVVDAKHIWQHWEADEAQEQIAFADVILLNKIDLVSETELAELERRIRGMNAIAKIYHTRNSELGMDALLGVQAFDLKRALEIDPNFLGEDAHEHDETVGSIAIVEPGTLDMQKLNDWLSYLLQTQGPDIFRMKGILNIAGDDHRYVFQGVHMLFDGTRDRPWKSDDERKNELVFIGRNLDADKLKEDFRACLI from the coding sequence ATGGTAACTACAGCAGCAGATAACGTAGTCCCCGTTACCGTACTGACGGGCTATCTCGGATCGGGTAAGACAACCCTACTCAATCGCATTCTGACCTACGAACACGGTAAGAAAGTAGCTGTAATTGTCAATGAGTTTGGGGAAGTCGGAATCGATAACCAATTGGTGATTGATGCAGACGAAGAAATCTTTGAGATGAACAATGGTTGCATCTGCTGTACCGTGCGCGGTGACTTAATTCGGATTATTGGTAATTTAATGCGGCGGCGCGATAAATTTGACCATTTGGTAATTGAAACCACCGGGTTAGCCGATCCTGCGCCCGTGATTCAGACATTTTTTGTTGATGAAGATATGCAAACCCAGCTATCTTTAGATGCAGTCGTGACAGTGGTAGATGCCAAGCACATTTGGCAGCATTGGGAAGCAGATGAAGCCCAAGAACAGATTGCTTTTGCCGACGTGATATTGCTCAATAAGATCGATCTAGTCTCAGAAACAGAGTTAGCAGAATTGGAACGGCGAATTCGCGGCATGAACGCGATCGCCAAAATCTACCACACCCGTAACTCAGAATTGGGTATGGATGCACTCTTAGGCGTGCAAGCCTTCGATCTCAAACGCGCCCTAGAGATCGATCCAAACTTTTTGGGTGAAGATGCCCACGAACACGATGAAACTGTAGGTTCCATTGCCATTGTCGAACCAGGGACTCTCGATATGCAAAAGTTGAACGATTGGCTATCCTACTTGTTACAAACGCAGGGACCTGATATCTTCCGCATGAAAGGAATTCTCAATATTGCGGGAGACGACCACCGCTACGTATTTCAAGGGGTACATATGCTATTTGACGGAACGCGCGATCGCCCCTGGAAATCTGACGACGAAAGAAAAAACGAATTAGTATTTATTGGTCGCAATTTAGATGCAGACAAGCTGAAAGAAGATTTTCGGGCTTGTTTGATTTAA
- a CDS encoding ATPase domain-containing protein, whose translation MSERMSTGISGLDEVLHGGLIPVRAYLVRGGSGAGKTTLGLSFLVEGVASGEKPLYITLGEPAEQIRTNAERIGFDTQGITFLDLSPTSDFFSQVQTYDIFSAAEVEREPMTQQIVEQVRSLQPQRVFLDAMTQFRYLSSDTFQFRKQVLSFLRFLLEKGATVLFSSEDGGSAPDDDLQFMSDGVVHLHQSLEGRNISVTKFRGSDFRPGLHFMRLTDRGMEVFPRLQPEVHKREFELEMIPSGVPDLDELMCGGIERGTVTLLTGPTGVGKTTIGLQFMKEAAGRGERSVVYMFEEPIDVMLHRCEAINIPVYAMMQRQTLSVIPVEPLLHSPDEFANMVQQEVEQQKARIVMIDSVSGYRISLRGRDEDLVTHLHALCKYLQNMGVTVILVNETESITGNFRATEIGISYMADNIIFLRYLEIQGEIRKAIGVLKKRLSSFEKTLRELEITRYGIKVGQPLTHLRGILSGTPDWIDKNRER comes from the coding sequence ATGAGTGAACGCATGTCCACAGGCATTTCGGGATTAGACGAAGTGCTGCATGGTGGATTAATTCCAGTTCGAGCTTATCTGGTGCGAGGAGGATCGGGCGCGGGCAAGACAACACTTGGACTCAGTTTTTTGGTTGAAGGCGTTGCTAGCGGTGAAAAGCCGCTATATATAACTTTAGGGGAACCCGCAGAGCAAATTCGCACAAATGCCGAGCGTATAGGTTTTGATACCCAAGGAATTACCTTCCTCGACCTCAGCCCAACATCAGACTTTTTTAGCCAAGTCCAGACTTACGATATTTTCTCGGCGGCGGAAGTCGAACGAGAACCGATGACGCAACAAATTGTAGAGCAGGTGCGATCGCTGCAACCGCAGCGGGTGTTTTTAGATGCAATGACTCAATTTCGCTATTTATCTAGCGATACATTTCAGTTCCGCAAACAAGTGTTGTCGTTTTTGCGGTTTTTATTAGAGAAAGGCGCAACAGTACTATTTTCCTCTGAAGATGGCGGCTCCGCACCAGATGACGATTTGCAGTTTATGAGCGATGGGGTAGTCCATCTTCACCAAAGCTTGGAAGGACGTAACATTAGCGTCACTAAGTTTCGCGGTTCTGACTTTCGACCTGGTTTACATTTCATGCGCTTGACTGACAGAGGTATGGAAGTTTTTCCGCGCCTCCAGCCTGAAGTCCATAAGCGAGAATTTGAGTTAGAGATGATTCCTTCGGGAGTACCAGACTTAGACGAACTAATGTGTGGTGGGATAGAGCGGGGAACGGTAACGTTGTTGACGGGACCTACTGGAGTAGGAAAGACGACAATCGGACTCCAATTTATGAAAGAAGCCGCAGGACGGGGAGAACGATCGGTTGTTTATATGTTCGAGGAACCAATTGATGTCATGCTGCATCGTTGCGAAGCCATCAATATTCCAGTTTATGCCATGATGCAGCGACAAACACTTTCTGTCATCCCGGTCGAACCACTCCTCCACAGTCCCGATGAGTTTGCCAATATGGTGCAGCAGGAAGTAGAGCAGCAAAAGGCTCGGATTGTGATGATTGATAGCGTTTCTGGTTATCGAATTTCCCTGCGCGGTCGGGATGAGGATTTAGTGACTCACTTGCACGCCCTTTGTAAGTATTTGCAGAATATGGGGGTGACGGTGATTTTAGTGAATGAAACCGAAAGCATTACGGGCAACTTCCGGGCAACGGAAATAGGCATCAGCTACATGGCAGATAATATTATTTTTCTGCGTTATTTGGAGATCCAAGGCGAGATCCGCAAGGCAATTGGCGTACTGAAGAAACGGTTGTCTAGTTTTGAAAAAACGCTGCGAGAGCTAGAAATCACTCGTTATGGGATTAAGGTTGGGCAACCTTTAACTCATTTACGTGGCATCCTTAGCGGTACTCCCGATTGGATCGATAAAAACCGTGAGCGATGA
- a CDS encoding WD40 repeat domain-containing protein, whose amino-acid sequence MKFPTTSNQLLELQTRTTLEDYVTAIAWSSDGQIVASDAAGGVTLWDGETLVPLQTNSGTSVDCLAFSHDGQFLATGGQDGRVRIRRWRDRQLIATLENAPAWVDKLAWNPKNNQLAFSLGRYVQVWDANTEEIVVTLHFENSSVLGIDWHPDGQNLAIAGYQGAKVWDATDWDDDPYIIDIPSASLAIAWSPDGKYIASGNMDRTITVLEWGNPHPWVMRGFPGKIRHLAWSSIKLQQDAPLLASASVEGIVVWEKLEDENLGWDSRLLQRHTDVVQAIAFQPGSLLLASAAADGWLCLWQKAKRVAQIIDDATDGLSCLAWHPQGQKLAAGSQTGELLLWSKASRGTGFSRGK is encoded by the coding sequence ATGAAATTCCCCACAACTAGCAACCAATTACTCGAACTCCAGACACGTACAACTCTGGAGGATTACGTCACCGCGATCGCTTGGTCGAGTGACGGTCAAATCGTTGCTAGCGATGCGGCGGGAGGGGTGACACTGTGGGATGGGGAAACACTGGTTCCTCTACAGACAAATAGCGGTACGTCAGTGGATTGTCTCGCCTTCTCTCACGACGGGCAATTTTTAGCTACAGGAGGACAGGATGGACGAGTCAGAATTCGGCGCTGGCGCGATCGCCAATTAATTGCCACTTTGGAAAATGCTCCTGCTTGGGTAGATAAGTTGGCTTGGAATCCCAAAAATAACCAACTAGCCTTTAGCTTGGGGCGTTACGTCCAAGTGTGGGATGCAAATACAGAGGAGATTGTTGTCACCCTACATTTTGAGAATTCTTCTGTATTAGGAATAGACTGGCATCCAGATGGACAGAATTTGGCGATCGCGGGATATCAGGGGGCAAAGGTTTGGGATGCAACAGATTGGGATGACGATCCGTATATTATCGATATACCATCGGCAAGTCTGGCGATCGCTTGGTCACCTGATGGCAAATACATTGCGTCTGGTAACATGGATCGGACGATTACAGTTTTAGAATGGGGCAATCCCCATCCTTGGGTAATGCGGGGCTTTCCTGGTAAGATTCGTCATCTAGCTTGGTCAAGTATTAAGTTGCAACAAGACGCACCATTACTAGCTTCTGCCAGCGTTGAAGGGATTGTGGTATGGGAAAAATTAGAGGATGAAAATTTAGGCTGGGATAGTAGATTGTTGCAACGACATACAGATGTCGTACAGGCGATCGCCTTTCAACCTGGTAGTCTGCTTCTCGCTTCGGCGGCGGCTGATGGTTGGCTGTGTTTGTGGCAAAAAGCTAAACGTGTCGCCCAGATAATCGACGATGCAACTGATGGGTTATCTTGTCTAGCGTGGCATCC
- a CDS encoding response regulator, translating into MSDEKPIILSVDRNRRNSELLAQFLGKQGYQVLSAASQAEIESVLENSNKIELVLLDISGFDRQIWSLCQRLQEKAIPFIAIAAPHQAGMQQACLARGALGLLVKPLIAQNLLQLIRNLLQRA; encoded by the coding sequence GTGAGCGATGAAAAGCCTATTATACTGAGTGTAGATCGCAACCGTCGTAATTCAGAATTGTTAGCTCAGTTTTTAGGGAAACAGGGATATCAAGTTCTTAGCGCAGCAAGTCAGGCGGAAATCGAGTCCGTGTTAGAAAATAGCAATAAGATCGAGTTAGTGTTGTTAGATATTTCTGGATTCGATCGCCAAATTTGGTCTTTATGCCAACGGTTGCAAGAGAAAGCCATTCCCTTCATCGCGATCGCAGCGCCTCATCAAGCAGGGATGCAGCAGGCGTGTCTGGCTCGCGGCGCACTCGGCTTGTTAGTCAAACCACTGATTGCTCAAAACCTATTACAGTTAATTCGCAATCTGCTACAGCGAGCGTGA